The following are encoded together in the Chlorocebus sabaeus isolate Y175 chromosome 20, mChlSab1.0.hap1, whole genome shotgun sequence genome:
- the TMCO2 gene encoding transmembrane and coiled-coil domain-containing protein 2, with product MSTSSFSNWDNLSDSLSTVWNWIQASFLGETSAPQQTNLGLLDNLAPAVQIILRISFLILLAIGIYALWKRSIRSIQKTLLFIITLYKLYKKGSAIFQALLANPEGSGLRIQDNNNIFLSLGLQEKILKKLLTVENKVKDLEGIIIAQKPATKRDCSSEPYCSCSDCQSPLPTSGFTSPFEM from the exons atgtcaacatcTTCGTTTTCTAACTGGGACAACCTCTCAGATTCTCTGAGCACAGTATGGAATTGGATACAAGCAAGTTTTTTGGGAGAGACTAGTGCACCTCAGCAAACAAATTTGGGACTATTAGATAATCTTGCTCCGGCTGTGCAAATCATCTTGAggatttctttcttgattttgttgGCAATAGGAATATATGCCTTATGGAAACGAAGTATTCGGTCAATTCAG AAAACATTGTTGTTTATAATCACACTCTACAAACTTTACAAGAAGGGCTCAGCTATTTTTCAGGCTTTGCTAGCCAACCCAGAAGGAAGTGGTCTCCGAATTCAAGACAATAATAATATCTTCCTGTCCTTGGGTCTGcaagagaaaattttgaaaaaacttCTGACAGTGGAAAACAAAGTGAAGGACCTAGAAGGGATAATCATTGCTCAAAAACCTGCCACGAAGAGGGATTGTTCCTCTGAGCCCTACTGCAGCTGCTCTGACTGCCAGAGTCCCTTGCCCACATCAGGGTTTACTTCCCCATTTGAAATGTGA